GCGCGTAGAGGGTCATCCGGTGCTCGTCGGCCCGGACGTCGGCGACCTCGGTGGCGTAGCGGGCGGTGACGCCCGGACGCATCAGCCAGTAGCCGTCGGTGAACTTCATGGGGTGGATTCCTCCGTCCGCGCGTGGTGCGCGGTGATCAGGCCCCGGTACCAGTCGTAGCTGTCCTTGGGCGTTCGGGTCAGGCTGGTGTAGTCGACGTGGACAAGGCCGAAGCGCCGGCCATAGCCGCGCGCCCACTCGAAGTCGTCGAGCAGGGACCACGCGTAGTAGCCGCGTACGTCCATCCCGGCCGTGAGGGCGTCGGCGGTCAGGTGGTCGGCCAGGTAGGCGATCCGGTCCGAGTCGTGGACCCTGCCGTCGGGGGCGACGGTGTCGTCCTCGGCGGAGCCGTTCTCGGTGATCCAGACCGGTGGGAGCCGCGGGTAGCGGGCGTGGAGGTCCAGGAGGAGCTCCGTGAGCGCGGCCGGGACGACGGGCCATCCCATGGTGGTGTGCCTGGTCCCGTACGGGTCCGGCTCGGCGACGCCGATGTCGACGGCGGTGCGGAGTTCGGGGTCGTCCGTACGGTGGAGTGCGGCGGCGATGGTCACCGGCCGGTAGTGGTTGGTGCCGAGGAAGTCCAACGGCTCGCCGATCACCTCCAGGTCACCGGATCGCCGCCAGGGGCCGTCGGCGAGGCCGCTCCAGGTCTCCGCCTCGTGCCCGGGGTAGCACCCGGCGAGGAGCGGCCCGGTCCGGACCTCGTTGTGGAGAACCTCGGCGCGGCGCAGCGCGGCGAGATCCTCGGGTCGGTCGGAGGCGGCGTGGAGCCGGTCGAGGTTGAGCGTGATCCCGACCTCCCGGGCGCCCGCGGCGCGCAGCTCCCGTACCGCGAGACCGTGGGCGACCAGCAGATGGTGGGCGGCCGACAGGGCTCCGCGGCCCTCCTGGGCGCCTGCGATCTGGTACGCGGCGGTCGCGGCACCGAAGCGGAAGCCGGCGGGCAGGGCGGGGAACGGGCGCAGGGTGGGCCCGGATGCGTCGGACACGGCCACCTCAACGAGAGGGAGAGACGGTTTCGATGGGTGAAGCGCTTCGACGCTCCCACCGCCCAAGTTGCGATGTCAATGCCTGGTAGGAAAGAACGCCCCCATGTCCACGGCCTCTTGTTTCGCCGTGAGTACCTCATTACCTCGCATCTCCAGGCGAAGCGCTTCGACGATCCGTGATCCGCCGAGGGGGCGGCCGGAACCCCTACGTCTCTGAAGGGCCCCGCATGACCGATCTGCCCGCGCGCGTCCTGTTCGGCGCGCCGCCTACTACCACGAGTACCAGCCGCCCGAGCGGCTCAAGACCGACCTCGATCTCATGGCGGAGGCGAAGTTCCCCGTCATCCGCGTCGGCGAGTCGGTCTGGTCCACCCGGGAACCTTCGAGCGGCCGGTTCGAACAACCAGCAGTGGAAGCTCGTCGAGGTGGCCGGGTCTGCTGACGCTGCAGCGCTGACGACGTGGCACCGCACCCGGCCCCGGTGCGGCCAAGCTGCAGGCGACTGGTCCGCGTATGGCCCGGATCTTGGTCGGCACGGAGTGGGCCCTGACCGATGGCCCATGGCGGCGGCGAGCCGGCACAAACGAGGGGCGGGTCGACAGGTCTCCACGGAGCACGCCTCGATCCAACGCGCCACGAGAGAGAGGTTGTCGTCACCGAGCCGCCAACTCCGCCGTGGCTACCGGACCACAACCACGGTTGCAGGAAGCAGGCAGCTGCACGATCATGAAACTTCACTGGGCGAGGCGGGGGTAGCAGTGAAGTTCGGCGTATTGGGGCCGCTGACCGTATGGGACGACGTCGGCGAGATACGTCCTATCGTCCAGCCGAAGTCGAAGCTGCTGTTGGCGGCACTCCTGCTCGAACCGAACGGCATCGTGTCGGTGGACGCAGTGAAGGAGATCATGTGGGGCGAGAAGCAGCCACCCACGGCCACCGCCTCCTTGCATAACCACGTCGGACGGCTCAGACGCGCTCTCGGCGGGGGCGATGGTGATCGCATCCGCTCTACCCGGTACGGGTTCGAGATCCAGGTCGGGGACGGGGAGCTGGACGGCGAGTCGTTCGCACGGCATCTGTCCCGCGCTCAGCGTGCCCTGGGCGAGGGAGACTGGAGGACAGCGAACGAAGAGGCGGCGTCGGCGCTGCGGCTGTGGCGCGGCTCGCCGCTTGCCGACCTGCCTTCCTTCGACGGTCATCTACGGGTCGTCTCCTATCAGGAACAGCGGCTGGAAGCCCTGGAATGCCGCTTCGACGCCCTCCTGCGGCTCGGTCGACTCGATGGTCTGGCCACGGAACTCGGAGCCCTGGCGAAGGAGCATCCGCTGCGGGAGGCCTTCCACCGGCAACTGATGCTCGTCCTCGACCGCACCGGCCGCAAGGCGGAGGCGATCCTCGTCTTCCACGGCCTGCGCGAAACCCTCGTCGAGGAACTGGGTGTGGAGCCCGGCCCCGCAATCCAGGAGGTGAACCAGGAGATCCTCTCGGCGGAGGCACGCAGGGAACAGCCCAACCCGGACGCCGAACCTCCGGCGAGGCTGCCAACGGTGCCACGCCCCGCCCAACTGCCAAAGCCGCCCACTGAGTTCGTGGGTCGTACGGACGAGATCGCAGCCATCCGCGCCGCGCTGACGGGGCAGCGCGCCCACACCGCCGTCGCCATCGTGAGCGGTATGGCGGGTGTCGGTAAGACCGGCCTCGCTCTGCGTGCCGCGGACGGCCTGCGTGCCGCCTTCCCCGACGGACAGCTGTTCCTCAATCTGCACGGGGCAACCCCTGGAGTACCGCCCCTGGACCCGTCCCAGGCACTCACCGCGCTCCTCTGCGGGCTCGGCCTGGAAGCCCGTTCCGTGCCCGTTGATGTGCAGGCTGCCTTTGCACGGCTGCGCTCGGTCCTGGCGGGCACGCGCACTCTTCTGGTGCTGGACGACGCCGCTTCGGCGAGCCAGGTCCGGCCCTTGCTGCCGGCGGCGCCGGGCTGTGCCGTGCTGATCACCAGCCGACTGCCACTCGCCACGCTCGACCCCACCCTGCGCACGCCGCTCGCCTTGCTGTCCTCCGCGGAAAGCGCCCAGTTGTTGGCGAGGGCATCCGGCCGCACCTGGACCACCGCTGACGACGACGTCATGGGCGAACTCGTAGCGCTGTGCGGCCGACTGCCACTCGCACTGCGGGTGACGGCGGCTCGACTCGCCACGCGCCGTGTCCTGACGGCCCGGAATCTCGTGGAGCGCCTTGCCGCTCAGGAACAGCGCCTCGACCACTTCGAACTCGACGATCTGAGCGTACGTCGCTCGCTCGGCGTGGCCCACGCCACTCTGCGCGCTTCCGATGCCCCACGTGATCAGAACGCGGGACTGGCCCTCGTCAGGATCGGAGCGCTGGACCTGCCCACCTATCCGACCTCCCTTGTCGCCCGACTTATGGGCACCAGTGAGCGGGATGCGGAAGAGGCCCTCGACCGACTGGTGGAAGTCGCGCTCCTCGAAGACGTCAGCGACGGCAGATACTCGGCCCACGCTCTTGTCCGCGACTTCGCCCGCGAGCTCGCCCGCCGGGACGACGAGCAGGAAGAATGTGCCGCGGCGGTCATGCGAGCGCTGTCCTGGTACATCGCCAAAGCCGGACGTGCGGCGACGGCTCTCCGGCACTTGATCCAGAGCACGGTCGTCCGCGCCTGGGAGGACCGGGGGGCTGCTCCGTTCCTCAGCCCCGCCGACGCATTAGCCTGGGCGGACCAGGAAAGAGAGAACCTGCTGTTCCTCGCTGCGCAGGGTGGCGATGGCCCCATGGACCGCGCTCAGGCCCTGGAGCTGATGGAGGCGTTGTTCCCCTATCTGCATGACCGTGGACGGATCGAGGAGATGAAGAGTCTCGTCCACGGCGCCATCAGCCTCTCTCGGTCACATGGAGATGTGACGGCGCATTGCCAGGCGCTGCTGAACCTGGGAAGGACCTACTACACGGCCGGCCATCTCCACGATGCACTGCTTCTGATCGACGAGGCCATCGTGGTGGGCGAGGGGCACCACGAACCCGCCGCGATGGTGACGATGCTGGGCAACCGGGCTGCTCTGCTGAAGGAACTGGGGCGTGCCGCGGAGGCGCGTACGGCGCTCGACCAGTGCCTTGCCCTGCGGACGGAGCAGCTCTCGCCCATGCGGGAAGCCATCCTTCTCGGGCATCAAGGCTACGTGGCTGAACTCCACGACCTCCGGCTGGCCGTCCGCTATCACCGCCAGAGCCTGGAGGTCGCCGAGCGGATCGACTACCCCCTCATCCAGCAGGTCGCCCTGTGCAACCTGGCGCACGCTCATCTCGCGCTGCACGAGGCGGACATCGCGCTGGTCCACTTCGCTCGGGGACTCGCCGTCGTCTCCGATACGTCGCACTGGAACGCGGAGCGGGAGATCCGGCTCGGAGAGGCTCGTGCCCTGCGCGCTCTGGGGCGACTGGATGCCGCTCACGGGGCATGCGAGACGCTGCGCACCCTCGCCGAGGAACGCGGCGACCTGTACGCGACGGGGCTCGCCGATCACGAACACGGGCACATCCTCCGGGCCTTGGGGGACGAGCCGAGCGCTCAGGAGCGGTGGAAGAGCGCGCTGTGGACCCTTGCCAGGACCGACGCGCCCGTACTCGAAGAGCTTCGCCTTCTGGTCAAGTCGAACTCCCTTCCCGCACCGAGACCTCCGGCGTCTGCGCCGGAGCCGGTCTGCTCCGCGTGAGCACATGGCCCAGTCCGATCAGGACCGGCACGGCTCCGGCCGCGAACATGAGGGCTCGAGCGTGATCCATCCCGGCCGCGGCGCCGGAGGCATATCCCAATAGGATGGCCAGCTTGGCCAGGAAGGCGAAGGCCGCCCACGCCCGGCCCTGGGTCTCGGACGAGGCGCGTTCTGCGATCACCACCGCGACCGATGCGTTGAACGCGCCGTTCGCGGCACCACCGATCAGGAAGGCCAACGCGACCGAACCTCCGGTGAGAGGCAGCAGCGTGGGCGCTGCGATGACCGCGCCCATCACGCAGGCGGACGCGCCGAGCAGGCGTCCGCCGGCGTCGCTTGCTCGGTCGACCGGTACGCGCAGACTTCCCAGCAGCAGCCCCAGGGACCAACTGGCGATCGCCACGGAGTACCAGGTGTTGCCGAGTCCAAGTCCGTGCTGCAAGTAGAAGATGCCGACGACGCCTTCAAGAGAGGTCCCCAGAATCACCACGAAGATCAGGAAAACGCCCTGACGCCCGAAGACCTCCGGTCGAAGGAGCACACCGAAGCCGGTCCACCGCTCGGGCCGAGCACGTGCGGATCCGCGGAACCGAGGCCGGCGGACGGATCCGCGGAGGGCGACCAGGCTGCACAGCACCAGTACCAGGAACGACGCGGAGTTGACCAGCAGAAGCGTCGACCTGTTGAGCCAGGAATAGCTCAGGCCCGCGAGCATGAGCCCGATGACTCCGGCCATGCCGTCCAAGGAGGTGCGCCGTCTGACCGACCGGCCGCGCCGCTCCACCGGTGACAACTCTCGGAGCAGTACGGAGCCCATGGGACCGACGATGCTCTGTGCCGCGCTGGAAGCTGCGATCAGGGAGACGATGGGCCAGACCGTATCGACCTGCGATAGGGCGGCGAAGCACAGGGCCTGGACGACTAGTGCTGCCGACCACCAGAGAGGGTTCCCGTAGCGATCGGTGAGGTATCCGCCTATCAGGCCCAGGACGAGGGATGGCAGCAGTTGGGCGAGAAGAATCGCTGCCATCAAGGCGGTTGACCCCATGCTTGCCGCGTACAGGGCGAAGGCGAGGGCGGCGGACTTGTCGCCCAGCGAGGAGACGAAGGTTCCGGTCAGAAGGACGTTCACGCGCCGGGAAGGATTCACCGTGTGTCCAGCGTGACGTGCATGAGGCGCACGGGCCAGCCCTTCGCACCACCATCGGCGACGTACATGGTGTCGGCCCGCGTGCAGCGGTGTCCCGCTGCTTCGAGGACGGCCTTGACAGCGGATTCCGTCCACACACGTTCGATGTGGTTTCCCAGGACCCCTGGCCATTCCTCTCCGGTGATGCCTCCCTCCAGGAAGACGTTGTGCAGCAGTTTGTGTTCGGACCTGATGTAGTGGATGCCTCGCCAGACGATCCGGTTCCTCCCGGAAGGAGCTCGGAAGGTATATGGCTGCACAACATGATCGAACGCGGGAAACTTGTCGATGACCTCGTCCGAGAAGACGGAGAGGAGGACGGATTTGGGCCCCTCGAAGGACTTCGACAGATTGCGCATCAGTGTGATCAAGGAATCGCTGTCTCGGAAAGAGTTGACTGTGACGTTGCCCATGACGAAGGCGGTCCGTCGGTCGAGCGATTCCAATGAGAATGGGTGGAGAACATCCATGAGGCGGGTCTCGATCCCGGTTGCGGGAGAGTCCCTGAGTAGCTCCTCGAAGATGGACAGGGGACCCTGGACAGAGTCGAGACCGATGTAAGTGTCGTATGCTCCGGCGAGGGCGAAGGCGAGGCGTCCGGTTCCGCAGCCGACGTCGACTATCCGCTCGATCTTCAGGCTCTCGCAGGCGCGTACCAGAGCTGCGACGTCCCAGGTCTGAACCGATGACATGGGGTGGTCCCAATACGCAAACGCGTCGTCGAAGAAGGATACTTGGCGGGGTGCCGGTTCCAGTGCGGCGATGCCGCGGAACATGCCGAAGAATCGGTTCATCCCTGCACCCCGGCCCGAATGTAACGCGCGATGTCCGGTTGAATACCGTGCGACCGGGCATGGAAGAGGACCTTCAT
Above is a genomic segment from Streptomyces sp. NBC_00094 containing:
- a CDS encoding BTAD domain-containing putative transcriptional regulator, whose product is MKFGVLGPLTVWDDVGEIRPIVQPKSKLLLAALLLEPNGIVSVDAVKEIMWGEKQPPTATASLHNHVGRLRRALGGGDGDRIRSTRYGFEIQVGDGELDGESFARHLSRAQRALGEGDWRTANEEAASALRLWRGSPLADLPSFDGHLRVVSYQEQRLEALECRFDALLRLGRLDGLATELGALAKEHPLREAFHRQLMLVLDRTGRKAEAILVFHGLRETLVEELGVEPGPAIQEVNQEILSAEARREQPNPDAEPPARLPTVPRPAQLPKPPTEFVGRTDEIAAIRAALTGQRAHTAVAIVSGMAGVGKTGLALRAADGLRAAFPDGQLFLNLHGATPGVPPLDPSQALTALLCGLGLEARSVPVDVQAAFARLRSVLAGTRTLLVLDDAASASQVRPLLPAAPGCAVLITSRLPLATLDPTLRTPLALLSSAESAQLLARASGRTWTTADDDVMGELVALCGRLPLALRVTAARLATRRVLTARNLVERLAAQEQRLDHFELDDLSVRRSLGVAHATLRASDAPRDQNAGLALVRIGALDLPTYPTSLVARLMGTSERDAEEALDRLVEVALLEDVSDGRYSAHALVRDFARELARRDDEQEECAAAVMRALSWYIAKAGRAATALRHLIQSTVVRAWEDRGAAPFLSPADALAWADQERENLLFLAAQGGDGPMDRAQALELMEALFPYLHDRGRIEEMKSLVHGAISLSRSHGDVTAHCQALLNLGRTYYTAGHLHDALLLIDEAIVVGEGHHEPAAMVTMLGNRAALLKELGRAAEARTALDQCLALRTEQLSPMREAILLGHQGYVAELHDLRLAVRYHRQSLEVAERIDYPLIQQVALCNLAHAHLALHEADIALVHFARGLAVVSDTSHWNAEREIRLGEARALRALGRLDAAHGACETLRTLAEERGDLYATGLADHEHGHILRALGDEPSAQERWKSALWTLARTDAPVLEELRLLVKSNSLPAPRPPASAPEPVCSA
- a CDS encoding class I SAM-dependent methyltransferase is translated as MNRFFGMFRGIAALEPAPRQVSFFDDAFAYWDHPMSSVQTWDVAALVRACESLKIERIVDVGCGTGRLAFALAGAYDTYIGLDSVQGPLSIFEELLRDSPATGIETRLMDVLHPFSLESLDRRTAFVMGNVTVNSFRDSDSLITLMRNLSKSFEGPKSVLLSVFSDEVIDKFPAFDHVVQPYTFRAPSGRNRIVWRGIHYIRSEHKLLHNVFLEGGITGEEWPGVLGNHIERVWTESAVKAVLEAAGHRCTRADTMYVADGGAKGWPVRLMHVTLDTR
- a CDS encoding MFS transporter is translated as MNVLLTGTFVSSLGDKSAALAFALYAASMGSTALMAAILLAQLLPSLVLGLIGGYLTDRYGNPLWWSAALVVQALCFAALSQVDTVWPIVSLIAASSAAQSIVGPMGSVLLRELSPVERRGRSVRRRTSLDGMAGVIGLMLAGLSYSWLNRSTLLLVNSASFLVLVLCSLVALRGSVRRPRFRGSARARPERWTGFGVLLRPEVFGRQGVFLIFVVILGTSLEGVVGIFYLQHGLGLGNTWYSVAIASWSLGLLLGSLRVPVDRASDAGGRLLGASACVMGAVIAAPTLLPLTGGSVALAFLIGGAANGAFNASVAVVIAERASSETQGRAWAAFAFLAKLAILLGYASGAAAGMDHARALMFAAGAVPVLIGLGHVLTRSRPAPAQTPEVSVREGSST